A window of the Miscanthus floridulus cultivar M001 chromosome 14, ASM1932011v1, whole genome shotgun sequence genome harbors these coding sequences:
- the LOC136502744 gene encoding classical arabinogalactan protein 10-like: MASAVAALKKALLVAVCVMLLLHSSMGQQPPTTSPGATTSPYTGQQPPASPGCSYTGQQPPPSPTPVVPAPTPTPTPTPTPTPTPVPAPMPTPTPASPAPAPSPISCNYSDCASQCTPSCQASYHPTNCTSLLEGAFNGCYESCTNHTCPGKSCVHSGCGFVSCSCDNPHAISCCEFCQKNAVITTLGSPYQQCRSYNERFMGYCMMSCLDRCSKNCTQQGA, translated from the coding sequence ATGGCTTCAGCTGTTGCTGCTCTGAAAAAGGCCTTGCTCGTCGCCGTGTGCGTGATGCTGCTGCTCCACTCATCGATGGGACAGCAGCCACCGACGACGTCGCCTGGAGCCACCACTTCCCCTTACACGGGCCAGCAGCCACCTGCATCACCGGGTTGCTCATACACGGGGCAGCAGCCACCGCCCTCGCCAACGCCGGTGGTGCcagcgcccacgcccacgcccacgcccactccgacgccgacgccgacgccagtGCCAGCGCCCATGCCGACCCCGACGCCTGCttctccggcgccggcgccgtcacCCATCAGTTGCAACTATAGTGACTGCGCCTCGCAGTGTACTCCGTCTTGCCAAGCCAGTTACCACCCCACCAACTGcacgagcttgctggaaggcgccTTCAACGGGTGCTACGAGAGCTGCACCAACCATACCTGCCCCGGCAAGTCCTGTGTCCATAGCGGCTGCGGCTTCGTCAGCTGTTCCTGCGATAACCCCCATGCGATCAGCTGCTGTGAATTTTGCCAGAAAAACGCTGTTATCACAACCCTGGGTAGTCCGTACCAACAGTGCCGGAGTTACAACGAAAGGTTTATGGGGTACTGTATGATGAGCTGCCTGGACAGGTGCTCCAAGAACTGTACCCAGCAGGGCGCCTAA
- the LOC136505710 gene encoding uncharacterized protein, translating into MVISVTMGTKRPLMPIATTTARRTASAMPGSSVDSCQAMGKATHPTTSSSATYTTTAAAVQASSDEPLRSQSAPALCLRQIPASLVASPASNPARQPATPANAGQKSSTAQQAAGYASAAAAVRPSPVTRSPGGLCQSVSVSLSVLVSWMHCCLKHEAKKVATCAPPIPPVDEELSIPVIEDPLIVSDESAIVVVDEGTETSRVTDTDTDPTGDNGSDEVEEEEEEEPPTAADVDSLEHDPGLRSPISTFDVNEQDSIRRRYILKGPCHLYAYNYPSRKIYGKDRRFSFVWFHKYHWIEYSVEMDAAYCFYCYLFGKESGKFITDGWHNWNMGTISLDKHESSTLHKFAQEKYSLFVKKGTKIDTVIEKVSEKDRVDYKARLTYSLRCLRFLLHQGLACRGHDETEESNNRGNFLELLNWLAGNNEEVHKVVLKNAPGSTHNSWKGSHTKR; encoded by the exons ATGGTCATCTCTGTAACCATGGGCACCAAGCGGCCCCTGATGCCGATCGCCACCACAACTGCACGCCGCACTGCATCAGCAATGCCAGGCTCTTCGGTTGATTCTTGCCAGGCCATGGGCAAGGCAACCCACCCAACGACATCCTCGTCGGCGACATACACCACCACAG CGGCAGCGGTCCAGGCGTCCAGCGACGAGCCACTCCGCTCCCAGTCCGCTCCGGCGCTCTGCCTCCGCCAGATCCCTGCCTCCCTGGTGGCCTCGCCTGCCAGCAATCCAGCGCGGCAGCCGGCAACGCCAGCCAACGCCGGCCAGAAGTCCAGCACTGCACAGCAGGCAGCTGGCTACGCCAGCGCGGCAGCGGCCGTCCGCCCTTCCCCGGTGACCCGGTCCCCTGGAGGCCTCTGTCAGTCTGTGTCTGTCTCACTGTCTGTCCTGGTCTCCTGGATGCACTGCTGCCTG AAGCATGAGGCAAAAAAAGTTGCAACTTGTGCTCCACCAATTCCACCTGTTGATGAAGAGTTGTCTATTCCTGTTATAGAAGATCCTCTAATTGTGAGTGATGAAAGTGCTATCGTAGTTGTGGATGAAGGGACAGAAACATCTAGAGTAACAGATACAGACACAGATCCTACTGGAGATAATGGGTcagatgaagttgaagaagaagaggaagaagaaccgCCTACGGCTGCTGATGTTGATTCCCTTGAGCATGACCCGGGCCTAAGGAGTCCTATTTCAACCTTTGATGTGAATGAACAAGATTCTATCAGAAGAAGGTACATTTTAAAAGGCCCCTGTCATCTTTATGCCTATAATTATCCATCCAGAAAAATCTATGGCAAAGATCGCCGCTTTAGTTTTGTTTGGTTTCATAAGTACCATTGGATTGAATATAGCGTAGAGATGGATGCAGCATATTGCTTCTATTGTTATTTGTTTGGTAAGGAAAGTGGAAAATTTATTACGGATGGTTGGCATAATTGGAATATGGGAACTATATCACTTGACAAACATGAGTCTTCAACTTTACACAAGTTTGCTCAAGAGAAATACAGCTTATTTGTGAAAAAGGGTACAAAAATTGATACTGTCATTGAGAAGGTGTCAGAAAAGGATCGAGTTGATTACAAGGCTAGGTTGACTTATTCACTTAGATGTTTGAGATTCCTTCTGCATCAAGGATTGGCTTGTCGTGGGCATGATGAAACTGAAGAATCTAACAACAGAGGAAACTTCCTTGAACTCTTGAATTGGCTTGCAGGAAATAATGAAGAGGTGCACAAAGTGGTCCTGAAAAATGCCCCAG GAAGTACTCATAACTCTTGGAAAGGATCCCACACAAAGAGATGA
- the LOC136505711 gene encoding uncharacterized protein, producing the protein MALVGVAKRRFQQLRSNGWEDFLEKVKSFCIEYSIDVPTMDSKYEPHGRSHRFYPVQTIDDHYRREVFIGIIDRIHQELENRFDEVSRELLICMSALNPSNSFVSFDAKKILKLATFYPKDFPSSALRTLEIQLGTYIEDVRMDDRFEGLNNLGELSNKLVDTKKHEFYGLVYLVLKLALILPVATASVERVFSALYLVKNKLRNSMSDRLLNDCLVTFIERDIFSTVSEDDIVHAFMAMRKRKAKALN; encoded by the coding sequence ATGGCACTTGTTGGTGTGGCAAAGAGAAGGTTCCAACAATTGAGGTCTAATGGGTGGGAAGATTTCTTAGAAAAGGTTAAATCATTTTGCATCGAATATTCTATTGATGTTCCTACAATGGATAGCAAATATGAGCCTCATGGAAGATCCCATCGCTTTTATCCTGTACAAACAATTGATGATCACTATAGAAGAGAAGTGTTTATTGGTATTATTGATAGAATTCATCAAGAGCTTGAGAATCGGTTTGATGAGGTTAGTAGGGAGTTGCTTATTTGTATGTCAGCATTGAATCCTTCCAATTCATTTGTCTCATTTGATGCTAAGAAAATCCTTAAGCTTGCAACTTTTTATCCCAAAGATTTTCCAAGTTCTGCTTTGAGGACACTTGAAATTCAACTTGGCACATATATTGAAGATGTGAGAATGGATGATAGATTTGAAGGACTGAACAACCTCGGTGAGCTCTCTAACAAGCTTGTTGACACTAAGAAACATGAATTTTATGGTTTGGTGTACTTAGTCCTTAAATTAGCATTGATCTTACCAGTGGCGACAGCAAGTGTTGAAAGAGTATTCTCTGCATTGTATTTAGTGAAGAATAAGTTGAGAAATAGTATGAGTGATAGGTTATTGAATGATTGTTTGGTTACTTTTATTGAGCGTGATATATTCTCCACTGTGAGCGAGGATGACATAGTTCATGCTTTCATGGCAATGAGAAAGCGCAAAGCAAAAGCTTTGAACTAG
- the LOC136502745 gene encoding arabinogalactan protein 1-like has protein sequence MASAVAALKKALLVAVCVMLLLHSSMGQQPPTTSPASTPPYTGQPPPPPASAGCPYTGQQPPPPSPPPVVPAPTPTPTPTPVPAPMPTPTPASPAPSPISNCTYSDCASQCTPSCEAGYHPSNCTSLAEGAFNGCYESCTNHTCPGKSCVHSGCGFGTCSCDNPHAVSCCESCRNAVYPAVGSAVQRCQSYNERYMGYCLTYCYDRCSKNCTQQGA, from the coding sequence ATGGCTTCAGCTGTTGCTGCTCTGAAAAAAGCCTTGCTCGTCGCCGTGTGCGTCATGCTGCTGCTCCACTCTTCCATGGGACAGCAGCCACCGACGACGTCGCCCGCATCCACTCCCCCTTACACGGgccagccgccaccgccgcctgcATCAGCGGGTTGCCCTTACACGGGGCAGCAGCCACCGCCGCCCTCGCCACCGCCGGTGGTGCcagcgcccacgcccacgccgacgccgacgccagtGCCAGCGCCCATGCCGACCCCGACGcccgcgtcgccagcgccgtcaCCCATCAGCAATTGCACCTATAGTGACTGCGCCTCGCAATGTACTCCGTCTTGCGAAGCCGGTTACCACCCCAGCAACTGCACGAGCTTGGCCGAAGGCGCCTTCAACGGGTGCTATGAGAGCTGCACCAACCATACCTGCCCTGGCAAGTCCTGTGTCCATAGTGGCTGCGGCTTCGGCACCTGTTCCTGCGACAACCCCCACGCAGTCAGCTGCTGTGAATCATGCCGTAACGCTGTTTACCCAGCCGTGGGTAGTGCGGTACAACGATGCCAGAGTTACAATGAAAGGTATATGGGGTACTGTCTGACATACTGCTATGACAGGTGCTCCAAGAACTGTACCCAGCAGGGCGCGTAA